Genomic window (Capsicum annuum cultivar UCD-10X-F1 chromosome 10, UCD10Xv1.1, whole genome shotgun sequence):
CATTTCTTGCATGAAGCAACTTGTCTCTCGAGCCTGCTAAGGCGAGCTTCTATAACCTTTATAAGATCATCACAGCTGGTTCTTTCCCATTTTTTCTGCTCGTTGATCACAAGGTTGCGGGCTATGCTGCTTTTACTCTCACTTCTGGCGCGTTCACAGTCAAATGGTTCTCCATTGAACCAAGAGGCACAAAGTCACAAGCCACTGTTTGACAAATCAACATAGATAAATTCTCCGTGTCATATTCCACAACACACTTGGAAGGAACTACACTGCTAGTCTCATTGCTGTGATGTGCATCAGTGGATGTGTAAGCACTTTGTCCTGCCTTATGTTTCTCCATTAAACCAGGAAGCACAATATTGCAAGCCACTGTTTGACAAACCCCCCTAGATAAATTCTCCTTGTCATTTTCCCCAATACGCTTGGGAGAAACTACACTGCTACTCTCATTGCTGTCATGTGCATCAGTGGATGCGTAAATGCTTTCTCCGTCATTATGCTTCTCCATTAAACCGGGAGGCACAATGTCACAAGCCATTGTTTGTGAAAACTCCATAGACAAATTCTTCTTGTCATTTTCCCCACAACACTTGGGAGAAAAATCAGGAGGAGGAGGAACATAAGGGTAATCCCCCACTTGTTTCAGTTGATATTCAGTCGGTAGATCAGGAAGAACATCACAAACATCCCAAGGCGATTCTACTTTCACCAGATTAACTTGGGAGCAAAAACAGAAGAATCATGAAAGTTAGAAATccgttttaattttcttttagtcATTCGTCCATCATACAATCCTTTGAATGCATCACCTGGAAATAATATTGCTTGTTCACAGTCAGTTTGCTTCTCCGCTGAACCAGGAGGCACAACGTCGCAAGCCACTGTTTGACAAACCATAGACAAATCTCTCTTGTCATTTTCCCAACAACACCTGGGAGGAAAACCAGGAGGAACATCAGGGTAATTCTTCACTTGTTTCAGTTGACATTCAGTCGGTAGATCAGGAGGAACATCACAAACATCCCAAGGAGTTGCTACTTTCACCTGCTTTAGCTTGGGAGCAAAAACAGTAGAATCATAAAGGCTAGAAATTCGCTTTAGCCTTTTTTTACTCCTTCGTCCATGAGACAATCCTTTTGAATGCATAAGCTAGATATAATATATCTCTTCTCCACCATTTCAAATACTGTATAGTTACATCCGGTTCAAACAGCCTAGAAGGATAGTATAACCTAAAATCAGAATCGATAGGTCTGCTATAGTTgtaccaggcaagttctggacTTGAAGATGAGCGAGGAATCCATTTAGGGAAGTCTTGATCATATCCAAACTGCAATGCCACACGATTTGGTCGATAATGTTCTTGGCAGTCTAAACCAACAAGCTCAGACACCCTCAAAAAACGAACAAAAGTCTCCAATTCGTGGTCCACATTTTTCCCTTCAACTATTGTCAACTCTTCATTTTCCTTGTAAAACTTGGGAATTAACCAACCTTCCACAGCCAAAGTGTATGGCCTCCACGGAAATGTCTCTGCAAACGAGTCAATAGTAGTCCTCACATTAATCACTTTGGATTGTTTCACATTGTGCCATCGTCCTAttctcaccccactaaccatatTGTAATTCCCAACCTATTCCGGCCGCAAAGTTACCAACCTCTCCCAGGCCCAAACTTGAACAAAAAACAATGGTGCCCAAAGACTAAATTCTAGAATGTTAAATCCGTATCCATCCTCTCCATTACTACTTGGCTCATTTGATGAAGCCATTATCATAGTCTGTTTCAACAAGCTCAAGTCCCTATAAATGCTAGCAAGAACAGCTGGAGCAAACGCTAGTCGTGTACCTCTAGCAAGATTAACAGCTATAGGGAAAACATGTCTACCTATTTTATCATACTCATTACCCGGAAACACAAATCTCGATAACCAAAGAGCAAGAAAAGCTTCATGCTCAAAATCCCTTCCACTGTCAATGAAAAGATTCAACCACCTATTATGATTATCAGCCTTCAATCGGACAAGGTCCCTTTGCACCTTTTcaagattttcttcaatttctaccAACTCCGGGGATTGAAGAGAGAATAATACAGGGCCACCCAAGACAGAGAACGTAACCCTCCCAAAATCATCATATCTTCAAGAATAACAGTAGCTTCACCCCACAGAAACACAAAAGTGTTAGTCTCAAAACACCACCTTTCTaccaacccaaaaatcaaatctttatctACATGGACTTTACACAAAGACCCCATAATAGCATCATAAATACCAGCAGCTTTCCACACGGAATGATGGACAGACTCCATGTTTCAACCCATTTCTTCCATTTGATCTGCTGATGCCTAACACCATTGAAGGAAACTTTCAATGGCCATTCAGATTCAGATGAAAAGGGTAGTGAAGGAAGCTTCAAATTTGGACCTTCAAAGGAAGAAACAATGGATTTCAAGAAATGGGCTTTTCTTAGTTGTGGGATTCCACCTAATGGTGAAACCATTAACTCTTCTCTTTCATCAAAAATTGAATCTTTCATTGATTCTTGAAAATGGAAATTTCACTAAGTGAGTGTGTTTGTTTCTGTTGGAACAAGAAGAAACTTTGTacagaaaaaagacaaaaaaacttgtcaaaaaaaaaaaaaagactttccGAATCTGTTGAGTGAGATGGATTTTAGTACTTGGCTTGGTTGCTAAAAAATGTTGTTTAAAAATAGTTGACGTGTTACAGAATTAAGAAATAATTGGATATTTTCTTCCAACTTTACCCCTAATAATTTAATGGAATAGTAATTTAATTTAATGAAATAGTAATTAACTTCAACAAGTAAGATAATATTTAATATGAGTTTTGATAATATTTAATATGAGTTTAATAGTGTCATATTAATCAATTTGCACCTTATTAATTTCCCGTTGAGAGTCATGCAAACGGAGGAATTAGTAATAAACATTAATTGGTACtctctccgtcccaaattattcttcccaaattgagatggcacattgattaagaaaaatgattaataacatggctagtttaccatagtgcccctattaaatgatgtttacattttaatttgaagaaaaagtaattaatacaaacgataaaacatagaaaaaaaaaatttgcctcttcttgattaatgataaaggacaagtaaaatgagaaaccaaattagaaaatttgtgacgagtaatttgggacggagggaataGTAAGGTAGTGCAAGGTGACATTGTGTATGATATATCCTTGTGATTTGTTATGACCCGTCATATAGCGGGAGATTTAGTGCACCGTGCTATATTGCTCGGACTCGTCAAAAATGTCAGTGGGTGCGTATTGAATTCgtcaaaattagtatatttttgaTCAATTTAATGTCTGTGCAACATCAAAAATGAAGAGTCCGCTCAACTTACACACCAGATTGTCGTTTCTTTTTGTCTATAAGGAAATCTCGGAGCAACAAAaattttgttttcatatgatttctAATACTTACATTAGCGCAGAAGGTCTATGTCATACCCCTTTAGAGGGTTCTTCCCTAGACTTGCTAACACTCGACTGGATATTTTGCGCATATAAAAGCCCTTTCAAATTTTTGTCTAAAGGTTTACCATTTTTTGGCTTTATGACTTTTTAGATCGGCTCGTATTACTTGGCTAATGTTTGTTTGACGCAATCTTTCAGAAAACTTTTATTGGGGGCGTATTTTattaaactaattttattaatgataatttgaaactctaaatttaattactattttatgtagtaatttaatattaatgataaaaaggaaaaaataaaatatttaacaccatcatatcattagctttcttaatttcaatttgtttatctttactttcttttcacttcatttcaaaaagaatgtttatttcttttttcgaTAACCTTTTAGTTTTCACTTTTCACGTGATATGTTAAgaccatcaaaataaaaatcattttgaTACATTCAAcgtatctttaatttaagaccatatgattcaatattctttttttactttttaaaactcCGTGTCAAATAAAAATCAGACATATAAATTGAAACAGGATGAATATATGACATCTACAACAAACTTTCTTAGTAAATCTTTGACTTGgattagaattttgaaaatttatctcAAGCCAGATTTGGAGTGGGTTCTGAATAAATgagagagattttttttttaaaaaaagttgggTGAAGGGTTTGAAGTGGTAAAAAAAATGGGTGTGATAATAGTTTAGGGGTAATAGGGtattatctctatataaaattttGTCCTACTTTTAGTAAAAACAAAGCTAATAATATAGTagtccctccgtttcaaaaagaatgacctactttgacttgacacaaaatttaagaaaataaagaagacttttgaatttgtgaccttaaattaaagtagtgtcaaatataccaaaataccctttaatcttgtgatcataaacatgccatgtgaaaCGTTGAAactaaagtattgccaaaaaaggaaagggatcattcttttttaaacggactaaaaagcaaagtaagttattcttttttaaacggagggagtactcaATAATGGTGGATCCATCAGAAGAATATGCACTCATGTAAGAAACAGAAGAGCTAATGGTTTCACTTGTTGATGAAAAAGTAATGCCCATTTTTAGAGTTGCACATTTTCTCAAACCAACAATACCCTCTACTAAAAAACTCCATTTCCTCCCTTCAAGATCCAAATTTAATCTTGGAGTTAATAACTTAAACGGTCACTCAACTTTGGACTTTTATCATAGAAAGTCAGTTAACTTTGaactttactcagaaagtcatTCAACtttggatgttttactcagaaagtcactcatctcattttattatttttgtaactaATTTTTGCTTAtgtggaattttttttaataactaaattctaaaaaatataaaatatccatTTAATGACTTTTTTACCCTTTCTTTTATTCCCCTTTCTTTCATTTGATACCTACATTTAAATGCTTATGTGGATATTAATTTAAATACCTACAGTACTGTTACCACTTCACTAGGAGAAGTTTTCTTGTCTGCTACTGAATTCAGTAGCAGAGTTTTTCAAGAGTTTCtaatgatgttgttgttgttgttgttgttgttgttgttgttggcacCATTTAATTAATTTGTAGGTTGAATTTTTTAAGGAGATatataaatcaagaaataaaggtatcaaatgaaagaaaggggaatgataaaaagggtaaatgtaggtatcaaatgaaagaaaaggtAAAAACAGCGTGACAATTGAAACATAATAAACAATAGATTATGATAGTATCACAAGTAGGGACCATAATATTATGGCTAGTCAACGACGAACACCTACAAGTCTAAAACTTAGAGACGCAAGACAATACTCCTACATTACTGGCCTTCTACCCTTGAGATGCAAGACAAAAATTGATGTTGAAATTTAGTATAGATTTCATAAACAAATGttaatatcaaatcataacttgaaactagggtttcaacACCTATGTGCAAGTACATATTAAAAACAGGATTGAAATTCGCGAATTTATAGGGCCAGAAGTTGAATGCGTACATTGTGCGCATATTTATATCAATGACTACAATATGTTTTCAAAATAGTCATTGTAACTATAGATAAAGAGAACATAaaacatttattatttattaaaagaggatttaataaataaatttatagtcGATTTTAAAagtctaaatattaaaaaaattaacataaaagTGAACTATTATTTACATACATagttcaaataagaaaaatatcttgACCGGGTAAATTCCTAATATTAGGACGTCTgacataattcaaataaaaaccatacaataataaaaaatgaagttGATTTTATAATCTTAAATATTAAGACTAcaattaaattacaaatttctCTAATATGTCTTTCTTTTGGAAGGTTAAAAAGTTGCTAGCATATGGTGTTAGAAGTTTCGTACTTCTGTAATAGTAATACAAGATAATACCCCTTTCTTTAAATGTAGGTAAAGGGGAATGAAAGAAAGGGTAAAAAGGTCATTAAatggatattttatatttttcaaaaaaattttattaaaaaaaaattcacataagcaaaaaatagtttgaaaaataataaaatgagttgggtgactttctgagtaaaataTAAAGCTGAGTGATTTTCTAGTAAAGTTCAAAGTTAAGTGACTTTTTGGGATAAAAGTCTAAAGTCGAGTGACTGTTTAAGTTATTAACTCTTTGTTCTTGTTCCTCATTAAAGGTCAAGTTTGGGGGTGGGGTTATGTACATGAGGGGGTGGTCTAAATGGGTTGATAAGTTAAAGTCTTTATACCAAGAAACATGGAAAAAAGCTGGAATCTTTGAAGCTATTTTAGCTTCAACATTCAAGATTCATCTTCATAATGATTTGATTATCACGTTTGCTGAGAGATGGTGTGTGGAGACTAATACGTTCATTTTTCCATGGGAGAATCAACTGTTACTTTGGAAGATATGGTAGTTTTGGGTAGTTTCTCTGTTTTAGGCCGTAGTGTGTTGAAACCTGTTAAGAACAAAGAGTCTGTTCAAATGGAAAGAAGTCTTGGGGAACTTTGTAAAGTTGTTAGAGCGCATAAACCATGTGTTTATCACCATGCCTGGATGGAGTATTTTGAAGAAAAAGGTTGTAGTGATCATATGGAGCATGTTGCAGTTTTGACCCTTTGGTTGTCCAGGTTTATGTTTCCCCCTAACGGTTTTCAGAAACTTGGACCGaaataagtcattttttgaatcaattcatcaaagtaatttgttttttgaaaattttacaaaactagTATAAACGTTGTTCCCAATAAcgttttatgttttaaaaaggtTAACGGCTCAAACGGAATTGGCGTTAGACGTTAGAATATAAAACGTTACTCACGGTAACGTTTTGACATAAAACGTTACTCTCGGTAACGTTGTAGACATAAGACGTTACCGCCAGTAACGTTTCTCTGTAGCTCTGCCACCCAAGAATCTCTGTACAAATCTGACATTAAATACGTTATCACCAATAACGTTTTAGCTATAAAACGTTACTCCGAATAACAATTCCATCAAATCAACCCAGCAAATTTTTTGACCGAAATTTTTCCTTGAAATCGTAATCACTAGTCACATTTTTAGTTAAAAACGTTACTGTGAGTAACGTTTCTAGCGAATCAAATCACAGACCTGCAAAGTTTTAAGACAACAGATTATATAAGTGACGGTATGTATAGAATGTTCAAACACATTTTTACAATTCTAACCAAAGCTTTTGCTTATGTGCTTTATTCTAGGAACGACATTTACAAAGTTTTAATAGGTATGGCTAGCCAATATTTTGTAAtgcattaaaattattttgatgttttaataattataatacatatcttatttttgTGTATAGCAGAAAAATGgctaattttgaagaaaatgtgATGGTTGCTTTGTATTGAGGTGGTGAAATAATTTCTGAAATGAGCGGATTTAGATACAGCGAAGGTGCTAGAATGATTGTTAGCATGTCTATTTCAACTAGCTACGTTGAACTAGTTGCAATGTTGCATGAAAAAGTGAGGACAAACAGTGGAAATATTCAAATGGATATTTCTAGAAAATATCCATGCTCATTTCAAGGTAACATTACAAGgtttattgaatttaaaatagAGAATGACCAGTCTTTGCTACAATTTCTTGTCATTcctcaaaaaaatttgaataaaattgatataaatCTTTTGGAGATGTATGTAAAGACTAGACCAACAAATCATGATAATCTATTTCAAATGAATGGTCAGCATGGTTATCATATGAATTTATTAGCTCAAAATTATGGATTTGCCAAGTAGTCAAGGACACATTGAAAGTGGCCACAGACAATATGAGATCAGGTGGGTGatctttactttttttgaaaCTATAAGAAATCTTATGCATCACTACTTCactaattcattattatttttttttcgcAGAGAAGATGAGGATAACTTTGATTTGTGTAATGATGCACATGCTCAAATTTGTGATGAAAGTTCGCCGGAAGATGAACCTTCAGAAgatgatggagaaagtgaaaccTTAGAAAGTGAATTTGATGAAGATACCAATGATAGTGAAGATTTACCTCAAAATGATATTGGTGTA
Coding sequences:
- the LOC107844626 gene encoding uncharacterized protein LOC107844626; its protein translation is MKDSIFDEREELMVSPLGGIPQLRKAHFLKSIVSSFEGPNLKLPSLPFSSESEWPLKVSFNGVRHQQIKWKKWVETWSLSIIPCGKLLVFMMLLWGLCVKSIYDDFGRVTFSVLGGPVLFSLQSPELVEIEENLEKVQRDLVRLKADNHNRWLNLFIDSGRDFEHEAFLALWLSRFVFPGNEYDKIGRHVFPIAVNLARGTRLAFAPAVLASIYRDLSLLKQTMIMASSNEPSSNGEDGYGFNILEFSLWAPLFFVQVWAWERLVTLRPE